From the Anguilla anguilla isolate fAngAng1 chromosome 8, fAngAng1.pri, whole genome shotgun sequence genome, one window contains:
- the LOC118232941 gene encoding glucagon family neuropeptides-like isoform X2 produces MTMSSKPTLAFFIYGIIMHSAYCSPVGLDYPRLRLENEVFDEDGDTFTDLDFDGDQIAIRSPPSLFDNVYTLYYPPEKRSERHADGIFNEAHGDGLGQFLHSAVAERAGGGGVKEGDTEPLSKRHSDGIFTDSYSRYRKQMAVKKYLAAVLGRRYRQRIKNKGRRFSYL; encoded by the exons ATGACGATGTCTAGTAAACCGACTTTAGCATTCTTCATCTATGGAATTATAATGCATAGCGCCTACTGCTCCCCGGTTGGGCTCGATTATCCTAGACTTAG gcTCGAAAACGAGGTTTTTGACGAGGACGGAGACACGTTTACGGACTTGGATTTTGACGGAGATCAAATTGCTATACgaagccctccctccctctttgaCAACGTGTACACATTATACTACCCTCCCGAAAAGAG ATCTGAAAGACACGCAGATGGAATCTTTAATGAAGCCCACGGGGACGGACTTGGCCAGTTTCTTCATTCTGCGGTGGCAGAGCGTGCGGG TGGAGGCGGTGTGAAGGAAGGTGACACAGAACCCTTATCCAAAAGGCATTCCGATGGAATCTTCACAGACAGCTACAGTCGTTACCGAAAACAAATGGCGGTGAAAAAGTATCTAGCAGCGGTTCTGGGAAGAAGGTACAGACagagaattaaaaacaaaggcCGCCGTTTCTCCTATTTGTAG
- the LOC118232941 gene encoding glucagon family neuropeptides-like isoform X1: MTMSSKPTLAFFIYGIIMHSAYCSPVGLDYPRLSMRFNVGVLKLENEVFDEDGDTFTDLDFDGDQIAIRSPPSLFDNVYTLYYPPEKRSERHADGIFNEAHGDGLGQFLHSAVAERAGGGGVKEGDTEPLSKRHSDGIFTDSYSRYRKQMAVKKYLAAVLGRRYRQRIKNKGRRFSYL; encoded by the exons ATGACGATGTCTAGTAAACCGACTTTAGCATTCTTCATCTATGGAATTATAATGCATAGCGCCTACTGCTCCCCGGTTGGGCTCGATTATCCTAGACTTAG CATGCGTTTTAACGTTGGTGTATTAAA gcTCGAAAACGAGGTTTTTGACGAGGACGGAGACACGTTTACGGACTTGGATTTTGACGGAGATCAAATTGCTATACgaagccctccctccctctttgaCAACGTGTACACATTATACTACCCTCCCGAAAAGAG ATCTGAAAGACACGCAGATGGAATCTTTAATGAAGCCCACGGGGACGGACTTGGCCAGTTTCTTCATTCTGCGGTGGCAGAGCGTGCGGG TGGAGGCGGTGTGAAGGAAGGTGACACAGAACCCTTATCCAAAAGGCATTCCGATGGAATCTTCACAGACAGCTACAGTCGTTACCGAAAACAAATGGCGGTGAAAAAGTATCTAGCAGCGGTTCTGGGAAGAAGGTACAGACagagaattaaaaacaaaggcCGCCGTTTCTCCTATTTGTAG